ttttttaattgCTAGATTGATTAGTGATCACATGTgcgaatcaaataaaatatgacGATCTCTAACGATCAAATCTATGACAGGACGTCCCCATTCTATTTGTTTTACACATAATGAATATGCACATACGTTTCTATTATCAATGGAACAATATTTACAAACTCCTAACTTAAAAACCTCTGTATAACATAAGAGTTTGATGTTATTTCTTTTCATTGGATATATAGAGTAAAGAACACTGATTGCTGATTTATTAGCAAAATAGGGTCTTGCAGGTGGTGAGGTCTTTATGACTGGCACCTAACTCTTTTAATGACATTAATAtaagttgtgtttcaaaaacaaaaaaaaaacataaaaaaattgagaggaaaattttttaattactagATTGATTAGCAGGTATTTATGAAATGatccttttaatttttaatgtttttatttcatacttaaaataatataataacataaaaatataatatttcacaAAAGATTACTACTTTATAATTTACAGAAAATATGCATAAAAgtcaaaactaaaaatataaaatataaaataaatataatataatataaataagtaatttaataattaattcgGTAAATTATTTTCGAAACTACCAAAAGCGGTGAAATATTATTCAAGCGGAAGAGatgagtttttttaattttgtaagtcaaaattttgattgataACATTTGTACTTGTTGAATTTGATATatacacaaacaaacaatagGACCCAATACATAattcaaattacaaaacaaaactttattttttctttatgttcttttaatgcataaaaatatttttgaattagaaAAATTGCATATGATAAAATCTGCACGAATTGAAATTGGAAGATAATctctagttgtatttttaatgataaatatttaatttaaataaaatatattattatagaaattttgtaaacataaaatagttgggttaattattaattttttataagttgaaggtactaataacaattattaattaaatgaaaaaaaatctttttgtttggagtaaaaaatggagtaatacattggagtaaaatcCAAACACCATTTTGAAGTAAAATTTGGAATAATACATTGAAGATGCTCTTAGAAGTAAATCGGATAAGGAAACTAGTAAAATCCcagaaaacttaatattttattccAGCAGACCAGATAGTAGATAAGCAGCAATGAACTAAAAGAAACAGCGGTTCCAAACGGAGAAACCCGAACAGCCTCCTCAAACGACTTGGTAATTCTGTGTTATCAGTTGCGTCCTCTGCACAAACCTTGGAGTCGCACCACCACCGCCTCTGAGAGGAATCATTCCGTTCACCTGCACCACCGTTATGAACACACCTCTCATTAATATGTAATAATCCAAACCTAAATGAAATGAGCCTCTCTAGTGTCTTAATTCTCAGATGGAATATTCAGAAATTTTCAAGAGGAATTAACAAGATTCTCATACCTTCAAGCCACTGTATGTAGTTGTGGCTGCAAACTGAACAGAGATGGGGAAGAACACCGACGAATCAACTGGTGGCACAACAAACTCCATTGACCCACTGCACAAGATTTTTCGATGtatcatacatatatatctCTCTTGACAACTACAACTCGTAAAGCTGTAATACCATAACAGATGGTGTCATCATTTATTTACCTGCGGTTGGAGTTGTCGATGAGAAGTATAGACCATTCCACAACAGAGTTTCTTGAGTCATACCTGACATCATTCACAATGGTATGGTTGTTTCTTAGGACTGGATAAAACAATTAGGACTTCCACGAAAAAAGAGATGACCAGAGAAAAATTAAAGGCATTCAATTTTCAAACCTCCAGTCCCCATCACATTGTTTAACGATTGGTGCATCTCTCAGAGCAGGAAGAGGTACGGAGATGATAACATTAGTCAGATCAAACATGGACGAGGCTTCATACTCGATGCTCACATATGTCTCGTTTCCAGACACTGAAGGCCAGCAGTTGACTGCACCAGATAAACGATTTCCAAGAATGGATCAAACATTTACGTGTACACTCTGTCAAAAACAGACAAAGTTGATCAATAAAGCCTTACTTGTTAGTGGCACCATCGACTCGTCTGCTCTTTGCATTCTCCATCTCAGAAGACCAACACCATCTCCACCTTGACCAGTGGGAAATGGCTGATCAGGTCTCTTCAGCCCAAGAATACTCTCGCTGTTAAAGAGTTCCCTGTTGATGTTGGGATGTGTCTTGAAAAGAATGTCAGGATTTCCACCGGTTTCAATCTGAAGACAAAGTAGAAGatagaaaatttcaaataaacaaaaataagtaataCAGAAAGTGATGAGCTCAAGAAAACTGTGGATAGCCTTGGAGACTTTGGAAATAGTTTTATAAGGAAGCTGGATTACCTGAACTTGGACAAAGCCATCTTCTTGGTTAAGGATTTGAAGCGACAGGGTTCCCTGCATGTCAAAGCTGCTGATTCCACCATCTCGTCTCAATGCTACATTGAGCTTCTCTTCAACAGTTAATGTGAAAGGATCAGTTGGAGCTGCGACAGCTGCTCTGGTTTGGCCAGTAGGCTTAACATCTTCAACGATGTCTTCACCTTCGGCTTTAAGGGACTCCATTAACTGATTCTTTCCCGACTTGCCAAGTTTCATGCCAGAACTCTTAGGAGCAGCAGTAACGGAAGACCTTGATCGATCTGCGAGGTTAAGCACAGTGAAAAGATGATTATAAAGCAGAtagattttgttatataaataaCGTACATCAGGAAAAGAGACGCTGAACAAACCACAGATAGAATTGGGGCATTTCTATTAACGCAACTGTAGGATTAAAGCGTCAGCTGCGAAGCAATGGTTAAAGCACACTAACCTTTTGCCTTGGTATTGATAGGCTCAACATCTGAAAGCATGCCAAACGCAGGACCACTTCCAAAACCACCACCAGAACCATGAGAGATGCTCATGTCACTGAAACTACTGTCAAGTCTGCTACCCATTGAACTCATAGACGAAAATCCTCCCTTCTCACCTCTAGTCTTTTCAATCTGGAAATTGCATATGAAATATTAATAGGAGTTACAAAGAACACAAGAAGAAGGGTGCACTCCTGTCATGTACCTTGCTTTTGTCAATCTCATTCGCCTTACGCTTCATCACGTCTTTGGTGTCATTGATCTTGCTCTGCATTACCAGTTTATGCAACTTCTCCTCGTGACTTTCCATTTCACAGTACTGCTTCACTTGTGCAACGGTCACACTTTCCTTGTGCCCAAGAGAAATGACTTCATCAAAAGCAAATATCAGCTCAAACGCAGCCCTGCCAATCCCATCTTCATCTAAAGACATGGAATACTCGGGTACCTAGAAACAGTCAAGTGATCAAAAGGCACGCCCAGACTTCGTCTGTAGggaaaatttttgaaatgtaAATTTCATCTCTCCCACATATAGAAAGTAAAGTTGATGAAAATATGAGCTGCCAGGTTTCAATAAAGATATGGCTTTTAGCAGAAGTAGGCTAGGCACACTCACTTACACAATTAATAGATGCCAATACACATGCAGACTCGAGTAAACAAACTCCTCGAATTAAAAGTTACCGAGTTAAAAGTAAAAGGAGAAAGAAGCATACCAGTTTGGAGAGCATCCTGAGGGTGTCCAGATCTTCTAGAATATTGCTCTGCTTAGTTGTAACAAGAAGCAGGAACAGCGCCTCAATAGGCTGATATACGTATCGCACATTATCTGTCTCGATATAGGTATGCTGCTTGCCCATGCCAACAAGCTTAGGAAAAGCTGCAAGGAGACCTTCAATTCGGATGCGTGACATATCCACATATTGTCTGGAAACAAGcactgtaaaataaaaaaaaagaacaaagtcAGGTTAAACGCAAAAAAGTAATGAGAATGAATAGGTGACATAATGATCTTTGATTATCAAGAAGCGTTTTCACCTTTTCCAGACTTGCTCACGATGGAAGCAGCAAGCACGACCTAATATAAACACAGCTTACAccgttagcaaaaaaaaaaaaactcacagtATACTAAACTGAacaacaatttttctttttatatttacaaaatcataaaatagaACTTCATACCATTTTGATTTGCGTTTCAGGTTCCAACAATCAGCAGCTATACGAACGGTGATCTGAATCTGAAATACAAAAGAACCAAAACGGTCAAGTCTAATGATCAACCACGAGAATCAAAAGGAACAAACGAGATTTGATCTTCGGAATCACAAATAGCGTAAAAGCGAAGAGATCTAGCATCTAGAAGCGAACGAATTCGAAAGAATTTCGCAGATCCGTCGGATCCAACGGATCAGATCTAAGAGCATATCGTAGGCACATAATCGAGAAGCATAACTGTAGGATCAAAATCATCAAACGCGGATAATGTTCAAGAAACGATAACAAACAAGATCGCAAGCTCGAGCGAGAAAATTCATAGAATGTAGATCCAGAGAAGTGAAGGCAGAGAGAGCATTCATACTAATTAGATCCGTAAATATGAGCAGAAGCGAAGGCGAAGAGCGAAAGAACAAGACAATACCTGAGACTAATCAACGGCGACGATGATGAAATCACCAGTTCTTCAGAAGCTCGATTAAATCTAGTAGTGTGTTGTTGATAGAGAAGAAGATCCGTAAACGGAGGAGGACTTCAAGTATATTGGGCCGTTTTAGTTCCTTATTGGGCTTTCTTTTAGCCCATTAAAGTTCTGGTGAAGGCCGACACTCGGTTAAGCCCGGTTTAACACCTGAAAGAAAAGGAATGTTGTTAACTCCGAAAAAGTCAATTTcgtttctagggttttgatttgattcgatTCCAAGTCAGCAACGAATATCTCAAGCTCCGGaaggtttctctctctctctcatttgaTCTGTTAGCTTATGATCCAGTTCAGGATTAATCAGTACTCGATTAGTGAAACTTAATCATTGCTCGAGTTATTAGTTCTTGGTATGACCACCGACGCTATgagattatttttcttataaaagatCTGATGTAGACAAGGACTAATCAAAGCTGAAGTTCAAgtctttgtgttttttttagtaaaaaaaaaaaagttgtctaCTTTATGATTTTTAGAGATTTAATTTGATTATTGAGATTCAGGTAAGCATATGGTTAAAGTCTTCTCTTTGGTGCTTTTTTTAGGACAAGGATTAGTGTTGATGGCAGCTTTGCAAATGTCTCGTGAATGGATCGGTATTCAGCAGTTCCCACCTGCTACTCAGTCTAAGTTGATCGAGATCCTTAACAAGTTCAAAGAAGAGGTTTCATTTTCATTGTCTAGCTTCATACGCTTTGTGCTTGTTTCATGTGTAATGTATCTCTGCTTTTACCTTTGTGTAGGATGTGAGCTCGCTGACAGTACTTGTAATGGGGAAAGGCGGTGTTGGAAAGTCATCTACTGTTAATTCAGTTATAGGCGAGAAAGCTGCTGCAGTCAGTACTTTCCAGGTGCGTAATGCTCTTCCTCTTCTCATCGCTTTCTTAATGACTGTTGGTTAAGTTTAAAGTGTGTTGGTCTGTCTCTTTGTAGTCTGAAGGACTGAGACCGTCCTTGGTCTCTCGCTCAAGGTCGGGTTTTACATTAAACATCATCGACACTCCTGGTCTTATTGAGGGAGGATACGTGAATGATCAAGCCGTCAACCTTATAAAAAGGTATGTTCATCTGTTTccatttctaacaatttattcTCCTAAATTAGGACTCATTCTTTCCCCATGAATGGTAATTTGAATTTTGAAACAGGTTTCTCCTGAACATGACGATAGATGTGCTGCTATACGTAGACCGTTTGGATGTGTATCGCGTGGATGACTTGGATAAGCAGGTGGTCACGGCTATAACGGATGCGTTTGGTAAAGAGATATGGAAGAAATCTGCTCTTGTCCTCAGTCATGCTCAGTTCTCTCCACCGGACGGGTTAAACTATGATCTCTTTGTCTCCAGAAGATCCGATGCTCTTCTGAAACTGATCCGTGCTAGCGCTCAGCTGAAGAAACAGGATATGCAGGTTCCTCCTTTTATAACTAATTTGGGTAATATTCTCAGATTACGTTTAAcctcaaaatgtttttttcttaggaTTCATCTATTCCTGTCATTCTTGTTGAGAACAGCGGACGATGTCATAAGAATGAGAGCGATGAAAAGGTGAGTTTGATTAGTTATCTACTTGCTGCATTCTTTTTTAGTTGGGACTGTCTTGTAAATGGTTTTCACCAAACCTGTGACAGATTCTTCCAGACGGAAGTAGTTGGATTCCGAATCTGTACAAGACAATAACAGAGATCTCCTTTAATGGCAACAAGTCGATCCACGTTGACAAGAAACTGGTCGAAGGACCAAACCCAAACGCAAGAGGAAAACGACTAATCCCATTAATCTTTGCATTCCAAGTAAGCCTCTCTGAACACCATTCAGTAACAGCTGTAGTAGCTGCTTAGAATAAACTTTCACAGACTTGATTATGTTTTTGACGGTTTGAAATGCAGTACCTGCTAGTCATGAAGCCATTGGTTCGAGCAATCAAGTCTGATGTCTCCAGAGAGAGTAAACCGGCGTGGGAGATGCGCGAATCCGGTTCAGCAAGTCGAAGGTCTTAAACTCGGGCTTTCTTGAGAAAATTCCCGTAGTCGagttattatatgttttcacaGATTTTAACTGCCTGTAACGACATTGTAAGCTTTATATGTATTGGTCTTCCTTTTGCAACTTCGTAACTAAGCCCTTGATGATTCGCTAAATTAACCGGCTAACCGCTAAGTGGCGGTTATGTTAATCCgctacatttaataaaaaagtaaatttcgaaaataataataataataaacgaCGTGAAGAGGAGACGGTGGTTTGGATTAATTTGAAATTGTCTTCTTCCTCgtgaaattagggtttgtgatttcgACATTTCGAGATTGTGTAGTCAAACTCAGATCAAATGTCGGCATCGACGATGTCCCTCACCGCGACTCCGTCAAAGCGAACTCCAATCGTCGCCGGAGATAAGAAACCGAACTTCGATTTCCCTCCAAGCGAATCCCTCGCCAACGGCGAAGCCAAAGATCCGATCCTCCCCGAGGCAGTTACCGATCGATCCAAAGGCCAAGACTTGGGTCCTGTAACGAGGAGAGTTTCTTCCACCGCGAACACAACATCCGCCACGCAGCGCCGCACGAGGAAGGTATCCGCTCCGAAGACCGAGAAAGCGCGGTGGAAGAGAGTGGCGAGGATCTTCGCGAAGCAGCTCGTGGCGCTTCTGATCATCGTAGGGTTGATTCAGGCGGCGAGGAAAGtgctttctccttcttcttcgtcctcTCCCACTTCTTCGTTCGAAACGGAGATGGCGTTTTCTGGATTGGAGAGTCGAATCGCGGAAGTGGACGGTCTCGTGAAGGCAACGACGAGCACGATGCAGGTTCAAGTCGAGTTGCTCGATAAGAAGATCGAGAAGGAAGCGAAAGCGTTGCGGCAAGAGCTCGAGGCGAAAGCTTCCGCCTTTCGTAACGAGGTGAAGAAGATTGAGTCCAAGACCGAGTCGCTAGAGAAGTCGGTGGAAGAAGTAAAGGCGAAGCCTTTTGTCTCTCGAGACGAGTTCGAGAGGGTTTACGAGGAGTTGAAGAAAGGCAACGTGGATGATTCCGCGTTTAGCGAGGTTAGCATCGATGAGTTGAGGGCTTATGCTCGGGACGTgatggagagagagattgaAAGGCATGCTGCTGATGGGCTTGGGAGAGTGGACTATGCGTTGGCGTCTGGTGGTGGGTTTGTGATGGGGCATTCGGATCCGTTTCTTGTTGGGAAAGGGAGTAGCTGGTTTGCGACAACCGGTAGAAAGGCTCATACCAATGCGGTTAAGATGTTGTCTCCGAGTTTTGGGGAGCCTGGTCAGTGTTTTGCTTTGAAAGGGAGTAGTGGTTATGTTCAGATCAGGTTGAGAGGACCAATTGTGCCAGACGCTTTTACCTTGGAGCATGTAGCTAAGGTAATGCCACTTGCACTGTCTAAAGATTTATATGTTAATACTAGTTTTCTTCTTATGTGCTAGTAAGACCTTTGGTACTTGCATTCTACAAGATATTAGCTTGTCTGTGTAAAATGGTTTAATATTGAGATGCCTGGTAGAGTCAAGGTGTTTAAATTGTTTGGTTAAGGTCAGTAGCTGCAAAGATCTGTAGTAAGCTAGTAGGTTCCCATATCTTCTCTAGTTCTGTGTGCCAGTACTTACTGTTTTCATTGTTTAAAAGTCATTCTCTGATCATGTTTTGGGTCTAGTTTGTGGGGAGTATATACACTGACCTGACGGATTCATGCATTGTGTAATTGTACAGAGCGTGGCGTACGACAGATCGAGTGCTCCAAAAGATTGTGTTGTGTCAGGATGGCTACAAGGGAATGGACAGGAATCCTCAGAGGAGTCAGAGAAGATGCAGCTTCTAACAGAGTTCACTTACGATCTAGAGAGGTCGAACGCGCAGACATTCAACGTCTTGGACTCATCAGACTCTGGTCTGGTTGATACTGTCAGGCTAGACTTCACCTCCAACCACGGAAGCAACTCCCACACTTGCATCTACCGGTTCAGGGTTCATGGGCGTGCGCCAGACCCAGTCCCTGTTGTGGAAACAGAGCTTTGATTCACTGGAAGTGGATAAACCTCGTGTGTTTTTGTAACATTCATTCGTGCacatctcttttgtttttttttttttggaagaaaaGGAAAGTATCAAGAGTCTGTTATAAGACCAGTAAAGAATTGTTTGGTTTTGCTCGTCTTCATTGTGCTACCTTTcggtttatttgatttattgGTTCAAAACATGAGCATAGTCGGTTTACCGTTTAGCTTCTTTACTTGAAAAAAACTCCAAGCCAAGTTGATTAGAGAGTTCTAGGCTCTCGACATATTCATTCATGTTGCACCTATAAACGTTATTCTCTAATTGAAGTAATTAAAGCTTGGTCAAAGTTGATTATAAACAAAAAGTTCGGTCAAAGGATGTGCATAAGGACTCATATAATGTACTAACTTTGGTTTCTATACACCGGTCTAAGCGAAGATGATGATTAgagtatttattttatagtgtGTTGTGAAAAAGGTGGACATTAGGCTAATTGCTTTAGTAGTATTGaccgaacaaaccaaaaacTCGGCAAGTCTTTCGGTTTGTATCAACAATGGCAACACGATTCGATATGATCCAGCTGTTTGATTTGcttaacacattaaatttgccAACTAAGAAATGTTGTATATTGGTGATAATATGAATCATTTCTTACATTATGttctctatatattattataaagatatttagtatttttctataaatatatatatatactatgtgCATGATTGTACAGTTACATCCATACTATATAGAGGTAATGCCAGTTTGATCTCTTAGAATAAATTCATCTCTTTTAGGTGTTGTAGTTTGACTATTCACGTGTGTTTTACTATGAAGAAATCAATTATTTGGTCTGGAAAGATCGTATAACTAAATTGGGTCTAACTTGTAAGTGTAACAAATAAGGAGATGATTTAAGATTTCAAAAGTATTATAAACGAGTCATTCCTTCCCCCTGAAGTTCCGCAGCACCTCACATGTATTCATTTTAACTTCATTCTAATTAATCATTTTATGTATTTGCTTTATGAATTGAATTATAGACATTactatttgttttaatttgtttatttccaAGAGAATTTTGAAACTTATATTCTCCCAATAATGATATTTTCCTATTATGCTTTGTCGACATGCATGTGATATGTACGAATGTTTTCTATAGTGAAAGACATTATTGGCgtctaaattcaaaaaatgtaaGAAAACCTTGAGGTCTAATTGTCAGAAGTATAATTGAGTATATTGAATTTAAAATTAGGGTGTATATCTTGTGAGATATCTTGTAAAAATATATGATCAAGAAAACAATGTAATGAAATTAAGGTACCACCATGGCTATGCCAGCCCTAGCTCTTTTAATCGAGTTATGCCAGCCCTAGCTCTTTTAATCGAGTTATGCCAGCCCTATTTGCACATGTCTCTGTGTGTGTGCAACAGCTTGGATATGTATAtgtgttgaccaaaaaaaaaaaaaaaaaaaaaaaaaaaaaaggatatgtATATGTGGTAATAAAACAatggttaaaaccatgtaaatttTTTAACTTCCTTAAACACTTTAGTCGAGAAAAAAAACTGCCTTAAACtctgttttttgaaaaactcgCTCTAAAAGTTAGTATGAACGTAGGTTCTACTCTAGACTCATAAAATAACCCACCATCCTATTTCGATATTTGAACCATATCATATactaatattcatatattttggTCAATGTACGACTCGACAATCTGTTGCACTCCATTGGATCTTACGGTAACTCATTCAGAAGAGCATCtacaaaaaaacgaaaaagtCCATAATATGatcaaaataaaatgatacataCGTGCCAATATACTTTCATAAAGTTATGTATAATTTTCCCTCGGTCTAATAATTCCTAAACAAGGCAACATGCATTACATTATTCattagtttctctctctcctatGCATGCATACTTTAAATAGGACAAGCTCTATAACTATTAGACATCAAGGGAAgaaataaaaactcaaaaactaaaacaatgcAAACACAACACTTCTCTTCATCTCTCTTGTTCCTGACTCTTCTCTGCCTGTCATGggcttctctaatctcttcaaCGCAGCCCCCGACACAGACACCTTTGCAGCCACCCACACAGCCACCAACACAGCCTCCATCAAAACCACCGTCACAGCCTCCACCGCGGCCTACATCGCAGCCACCGTCACAGCCTCCATCGCAGCCTACATCACAACCACCGTCACAGCCTCCATCGCAGCCACCTTCAAAGCCTCCAACGCAGCCACCTTCAAAGCCTCCAACGCAGTCGTCACAACAAGCCAACGTTGCTTGTAAATCAACTCCTTACCCTAAACTCTGCCGCACAATCCTCTCCGCCTTCAAATCCTCACCGTCTGATCCATACCGTTACGGAAAGTTCACACTCAAGCAATGCCTCAAACAAGCGCGTCGCCTTTCTAAAGTCATCAACCGCTTTGCACAGCGCGTGGAGAAAGACCCCAAAGCGTCCACACCTGAAGAGGTCAGTGCAGTTGCTGACTGCGGCGACCTGGCGGCGCTTAGCGTTGAATACCTTGAAGCGGTTACGGATGAGCTAAAATCAGCGGAGCTGATGACGGAGGCGCTCGTTGATCGTGTGTCGAGTCTTCTCGGTGGCGTTGTGACGAACCAGCAGACGTGCCTCGACGGTCTTGAGGATGCTAATAGCGCGTTTGCGACGGTTCTTGGATCGCCATTGGGGAATGTCACGCAGCTCTACAGTGTATCGTTGGGGCTTGTGAGTAACGCGCTTAGCCGTAATCTGAAGCGGTATAAAGGATCCAAGGGGAAGATCTTTGGTGGTGGTAACAAAGCTATTCGTGAACCGCTTGAAACTTTGATTAAGGTAACCCTTATTactactattttaaaattatatgcgACAAAAATAGCCTAAAGAATAGATTAATCTATTATGTCAGATTGGAATGTTTAGATATATTAAGAAATTGTTAGATAAAGTATCATTTTCTGAAGGCATTTTAATATTCTTTAAGAGCGTTAGTTATATTGAACTTGGTATGAAAAACTAATAATGAATATAGTATGGAAAAATAGTTATTAAGTTCTTTACTAGGGTTAAGAAACCATTGGTGGACGGGGAATATTTCAAAACGTAGACAATGTgatgaatcatatatataagttcagcaatttttaacagttttgttttcattttataattttttttaacatataatataCAATTTTGACTAAATCTggaaataatttataagaggGTAAGATGTAATTAATGTATTAGAAACACatgaatttatcatttttagttGATTTCTAAACAATTCAAATATATGATGTATTAACTCTTTTACAGCCTAACTTAAGTGTGAGTCGGTTATAATTCCCGAAGGATGT
Above is a window of Brassica napus cultivar Da-Ae chromosome A10, Da-Ae, whole genome shotgun sequence DNA encoding:
- the LOC106419280 gene encoding coatomer subunit delta: MVVLAASIVSKSGKVLVSRQYVDMSRIRIEGLLAAFPKLVGMGKQHTYIETDNVRYVYQPIEALFLLLVTTKQSNILEDLDTLRMLSKLVPEYSMSLDEDGIGRAAFELIFAFDEVISLGHKESVTVAQVKQYCEMESHEEKLHKLVMQSKINDTKDVMKRKANEIDKSKIEKTRGEKGGFSSMSSMGSRLDSSFSDMSISHGSGGGFGSGPAFGMLSDVEPINTKAKDRSRSSVTAAPKSSGMKLGKSGKNQLMESLKAEGEDIVEDVKPTGQTRAAVAAPTDPFTLTVEEKLNVALRRDGGISSFDMQGTLSLQILNQEDGFVQVQIETGGNPDILFKTHPNINRELFNSESILGLKRPDQPFPTGQGGDGVGLLRWRMQRADESMVPLTINCWPSVSGNETYVSIEYEASSMFDLTNVIISVPLPALRDAPIVKQCDGDWRYDSRNSVVEWSILLIDNSNRSGSMEFVVPPVDSSVFFPISVQFAATTTYSGLKVNGMIPLRGGGGATPRFVQRTQLITQNYQVV
- the LOC106419281 gene encoding SUN domain-containing protein 1; the encoded protein is MSASTMSLTATPSKRTPIVAGDKKPNFDFPPSESLANGEAKDPILPEAVTDRSKGQDLGPVTRRVSSTANTTSATQRRTRKVSAPKTEKARWKRVARIFAKQLVALLIIVGLIQAARKVLSPSSSSSPTSSFETEMAFSGLESRIAEVDGLVKATTSTMQVQVELLDKKIEKEAKALRQELEAKASAFRNEVKKIESKTESLEKSVEEVKAKPFVSRDEFERVYEELKKGNVDDSAFSEVSIDELRAYARDVMEREIERHAADGLGRVDYALASGGGFVMGHSDPFLVGKGSSWFATTGRKAHTNAVKMLSPSFGEPGQCFALKGSSGYVQIRLRGPIVPDAFTLEHVAKSVAYDRSSAPKDCVVSGWLQGNGQESSEESEKMQLLTEFTYDLERSNAQTFNVLDSSDSGLVDTVRLDFTSNHGSNSHTCIYRFRVHGRAPDPVPVVETEL
- the LOC106419283 gene encoding translocase of chloroplast 34, chloroplastic — translated: MAALQMSREWIGIQQFPPATQSKLIEILNKFKEEDVSSLTVLVMGKGGVGKSSTVNSVIGEKAAAVSTFQSEGLRPSLVSRSRSGFTLNIIDTPGLIEGGYVNDQAVNLIKRFLLNMTIDVLLYVDRLDVYRVDDLDKQVVTAITDAFGKEIWKKSALVLSHAQFSPPDGLNYDLFVSRRSDALLKLIRASAQLKKQDMQDSSIPVILVENSGRCHKNESDEKILPDGSSWIPNLYKTITEISFNGNKSIHVDKKLVEGPNPNARGKRLIPLIFAFQYLLVMKPLVRAIKSDVSRESKPAWEMRESGSASRRS